One region of Natronolimnobius baerhuensis genomic DNA includes:
- the mfnA gene encoding tyrosine decarboxylase MfnA, giving the protein MQREPQAFDRVLSSMCTEPHPVAREAAERFLATNPGDPGTYPTVAALEDDAIAILGEIAGLEDPAGYVASGGTEANIQAVRIARERAEAKRPNVVMPESAHFSFQKAADVLGVDLRIVPVDEQYRADLEAVRASVDSDTALVVGVAGTTEYGRVDPIPALAEIAHSADAMCHVDAAWGGFVLPFTDYDWHFGHADIDSMAIDPHKMGQAAVPAGGLLVRDESLLDELAVDTPYLESTSQATLTGTRSGAGVASAVAAMEELWPGGYRSQYARSQNNAEWLADALEKRGYSVVDPTLPLVAATLPRSTFDALRAKGWRISRTATGELRIVCMPHVTREMLASFIGDLDQLEVRASVPVVSDD; this is encoded by the coding sequence ATGCAGCGCGAGCCGCAGGCGTTCGACCGGGTGCTTTCCTCGATGTGCACCGAGCCTCACCCGGTAGCGCGCGAGGCGGCCGAACGGTTTCTCGCGACGAATCCCGGCGACCCCGGCACCTACCCGACCGTCGCCGCCTTAGAGGACGATGCAATCGCGATACTCGGCGAGATTGCCGGCCTCGAGGACCCGGCCGGCTACGTCGCCAGCGGCGGGACGGAAGCGAACATCCAGGCGGTCCGCATCGCCCGCGAGCGCGCCGAGGCGAAACGGCCGAACGTCGTCATGCCCGAATCGGCGCACTTCAGTTTCCAGAAAGCCGCGGACGTTCTCGGCGTCGACCTTCGAATCGTTCCCGTCGACGAGCAGTATCGCGCCGATCTCGAGGCCGTCCGCGCGTCGGTCGATTCGGACACCGCACTCGTGGTCGGCGTTGCCGGGACGACCGAGTACGGCCGTGTCGACCCCATCCCTGCGCTCGCTGAAATCGCCCACTCAGCGGACGCAATGTGTCACGTTGACGCCGCTTGGGGCGGATTCGTCTTGCCATTTACCGACTACGACTGGCACTTCGGCCACGCCGATATCGATTCGATGGCAATCGACCCGCACAAGATGGGGCAGGCGGCGGTCCCTGCAGGCGGCTTGCTCGTGCGCGATGAGTCCTTACTCGATGAACTCGCCGTCGACACGCCCTACCTCGAGTCGACCTCACAGGCGACGCTCACCGGCACCCGCTCGGGTGCGGGCGTCGCAAGCGCTGTCGCCGCGATGGAGGAGTTGTGGCCGGGTGGCTATCGCAGTCAGTATGCTCGCTCGCAGAACAACGCCGAGTGGCTCGCCGACGCCTTAGAGAAACGCGGCTACAGCGTCGTCGATCCCACGCTCCCGCTGGTTGCGGCCACTCTCCCACGGTCGACGTTCGACGCGCTCCGGGCGAAGGGCTGGCGAATCTCTCGCACCGCGACCGGCGAACTCCGCATCGTCTGTATGCCCCACGTCACCCGCGAGATGCTCGCTTCCTTCATCGGCGATCTGGACCAACTCGAGGTGCGTGCAAGCGTGCCGGTCGTCAGCGACGACTGA
- the metG gene encoding methionine--tRNA ligase, whose protein sequence is MSTRNDDFPTDSPAVVTCGLPYANGDLHIGHLRGYIGADAFNRALQTLGQQTAYVCGSDMHGTPVAVNAEQEGVDPEDFALEWHEQYEETFPKFNVEFDNYGHTHDETNTELTQEIVRTLDEEGYIYEKEIQVAYDPDADQYLPDRYVEGTCPYCGEKARGDECDEGCQRHLEPGEVEDPTSTITGNPAEYRERPHKFFEVSEFSEFLTEFLDELEGTSNARNQPRQWIEDGLQDWCITRDMDWGIDYPNRDDAEGDDLVLYVWVDAPIEYIASSKQYSERVGTDTFDWEQVWKGDGEIMHVIGRDIIQHHAIFWPAMLEGAGYNKPRGIAATGFITINGKGLSTSRNRAIWAKEYLEEGFHPDLLRYYLTTTGGLQQDVDFSWDAFQEKVNGELVGTVGNFWYRSLLFAYRNYEGTPDAEVSTEVHERIQDAIAATRSSVNDYDLRGVGRAATELAQFGNEYIQRHEPWKLTDESPDEAAQVIRDCVQIAKAVGVLLEPITPDKSQALWEQLGEEGDVSETHLENALEAPPRTFDEPGELFEKIEDDRVEELNVKLADRIAAAATDDDESEESTETESDDTDAAEADNMSDIDGLEPLADDRISFDDFQELDIRVGRIESAEGIDGADDLAKLEVDIGFETRQIVAGIKQLHDLEELPGEKCVMLANMEKAELFGVESNGMILAAGEEADLLTTHGDAEIGEKIR, encoded by the coding sequence ATGAGCACACGCAACGACGACTTCCCGACGGATAGCCCCGCCGTCGTGACCTGTGGGCTCCCCTACGCAAACGGGGATCTCCACATCGGTCACTTACGCGGGTACATCGGCGCAGACGCCTTCAATCGCGCACTGCAGACGCTCGGCCAGCAGACGGCCTACGTCTGTGGCTCGGACATGCACGGCACCCCAGTTGCCGTCAACGCCGAGCAAGAGGGTGTCGACCCCGAGGACTTTGCCCTCGAGTGGCACGAGCAGTACGAGGAGACGTTCCCCAAGTTCAACGTCGAGTTCGACAACTACGGACACACCCACGACGAGACGAACACCGAACTCACGCAGGAGATCGTCCGCACGCTGGACGAGGAAGGCTACATCTACGAGAAGGAGATTCAGGTGGCCTACGACCCCGACGCGGACCAGTACCTGCCCGACCGGTACGTCGAGGGCACCTGTCCCTACTGCGGCGAGAAAGCCCGCGGCGACGAGTGCGACGAGGGCTGTCAGCGCCACTTAGAGCCCGGCGAGGTCGAAGATCCGACGAGCACGATTACCGGCAACCCCGCGGAGTACCGCGAGCGCCCGCACAAGTTCTTTGAAGTCTCCGAGTTTTCGGAGTTCCTGACGGAGTTCCTCGACGAGTTAGAGGGCACCTCGAACGCGCGCAACCAGCCGCGCCAATGGATCGAAGACGGCCTGCAGGACTGGTGTATCACGCGAGATATGGACTGGGGAATTGACTATCCCAACAGAGACGACGCCGAGGGCGACGACCTCGTCCTCTACGTCTGGGTCGACGCCCCAATCGAGTACATCGCGAGTTCGAAGCAGTACTCCGAGCGCGTCGGCACCGACACATTCGACTGGGAGCAGGTCTGGAAGGGCGACGGCGAGATCATGCACGTTATCGGTCGGGACATCATCCAGCACCACGCGATCTTCTGGCCGGCCATGCTCGAGGGTGCCGGCTACAACAAGCCCCGCGGGATCGCCGCGACCGGCTTCATCACGATCAACGGCAAGGGCCTCTCGACGAGTCGGAATCGTGCGATCTGGGCGAAAGAGTACCTCGAGGAAGGGTTCCACCCCGACCTGCTGCGATACTACCTGACGACGACTGGCGGCCTCCAGCAGGACGTCGACTTCTCGTGGGACGCCTTCCAGGAGAAAGTCAACGGCGAACTCGTGGGCACGGTCGGCAACTTCTGGTACCGCTCGCTGCTGTTTGCCTACCGCAACTACGAGGGCACGCCCGACGCCGAGGTCTCGACCGAGGTCCACGAGCGCATTCAGGACGCCATCGCGGCGACTCGCTCGAGCGTCAACGACTACGACCTGCGCGGTGTCGGCCGAGCGGCAACGGAACTCGCTCAGTTCGGCAACGAGTACATCCAGCGCCACGAACCCTGGAAGCTCACCGACGAGAGCCCCGACGAAGCCGCACAGGTCATCCGCGACTGCGTCCAGATCGCCAAGGCCGTCGGCGTCCTGCTCGAGCCGATCACGCCCGACAAGTCCCAGGCCCTCTGGGAGCAACTCGGCGAGGAGGGCGACGTATCTGAGACGCACCTCGAGAACGCACTCGAGGCCCCGCCACGGACCTTCGACGAACCCGGTGAACTCTTCGAGAAAATCGAGGACGACCGCGTTGAGGAACTCAACGTCAAACTCGCCGACCGCATCGCTGCGGCGGCGACGGACGATGACGAGTCCGAAGAATCGACGGAAACCGAAAGCGACGACACCGACGCAGCCGAAGCCGACAATATGAGCGATATTGACGGCCTCGAGCCGCTCGCAGACGACCGCATCAGTTTCGACGACTTCCAGGAACTCGATATCCGCGTCGGCCGCATCGAGTCCGCCGAGGGAATCGACGGCGCGGACGACCTCGCGAAACTCGAGGTCGATATCGGCTTCGAGACCCGCCAGATCGTCGCCGGCATCAAGCAACTCCACGACCTCGAGGAGCTGCCCGGCGAGAAGTGCGTCATGCTCGCGAACATGGAGAAAGCGGAGCTGTTCGGCGTCGAGTCCAACGGGATGATCCTCGCGGCGGGCGAGGAGGCGGATCTGCTGACGACTCATGGCGACGCCGAGATCGGCGAGAAGATTCGGTAA
- a CDS encoding helix-turn-helix domain-containing protein: MATEATFTVPSDQFPLGTIFTQLPDVTVELERLIPSRDVVIPYFWVRGTAVDDIESAFSAHPGVRQIQLVDSVDDEYLLRVEWSLEYDDVLSVLIETDIPLIKATGTNQQWTFDIRGDSRSDLATFHSRCREVGIPVTLTELHALTPVETETEAALTETQQNALVLAYERGYFESPREVTMEELGDELGISQQAVGSRLRRGTKHILGSTLPATEDSNQ; this comes from the coding sequence ATGGCTACTGAGGCAACCTTCACCGTTCCCTCCGATCAGTTCCCTCTCGGCACGATCTTCACACAACTCCCGGACGTAACGGTCGAACTCGAGCGACTGATTCCGTCGCGTGACGTGGTGATTCCGTACTTCTGGGTTCGAGGAACAGCTGTTGACGATATTGAAAGCGCGTTTTCTGCCCATCCGGGCGTGAGGCAGATCCAACTCGTCGATTCCGTCGATGACGAGTATCTCCTGCGCGTCGAGTGGTCGCTCGAATACGACGACGTGTTGAGCGTGCTGATCGAGACAGACATCCCGCTCATCAAGGCGACCGGTACGAACCAGCAGTGGACGTTCGACATCCGTGGGGACTCCCGAAGCGATCTTGCAACCTTTCACTCTCGCTGTCGAGAAGTGGGGATTCCGGTCACGCTGACAGAACTGCACGCACTGACGCCGGTTGAAACCGAAACCGAGGCGGCACTCACTGAGACACAACAAAACGCACTGGTACTCGCCTACGAGCGTGGGTACTTCGAATCCCCGCGTGAGGTGACGATGGAAGAACTCGGCGACGAACTCGGCATCTCTCAACAAGCCGTTGGCTCTCGCCTCCGTCGTGGGACGAAACACATTCTCGGCAGTACTCTCCCTGCCACGGAGGATTCGAATCAGTAG
- a CDS encoding response regulator, which yields MEDNPADIRFVEETISNSSLEVTVHSVSTSAAGVDFVHQRGEFRDVPEPDLVFLDWNLRQTTGEDVVMALEAEFAHIPLVILTGSKAKLEADHVPSAKADLVTEKPTDPDGYITIIRSIAPSQ from the coding sequence GTGGAGGATAACCCGGCAGACATTCGCTTCGTCGAAGAGACGATCAGCAATTCCTCACTCGAGGTAACAGTCCATAGTGTCTCGACAAGTGCTGCAGGTGTGGATTTCGTTCACCAGCGAGGAGAGTTCCGAGATGTACCTGAGCCGGACCTCGTGTTTCTCGACTGGAATCTCCGGCAAACCACTGGGGAAGACGTAGTGATGGCTCTCGAGGCTGAGTTCGCTCATATCCCGCTCGTGATACTCACTGGCTCGAAAGCGAAGCTAGAGGCCGACCATGTGCCCTCGGCGAAAGCCGATCTGGTGACGGAAAAACCGACTGACCCCGACGGATACATCACAATCATCCGTTCGATAGCACCCAGTCAATGA
- a CDS encoding HalOD1 output domain-containing protein, whose translation MVPERPEQQVLIEYEIPEAESVSTAAINAVSSLNDCEPWELRPLYATIDPELLDELCESQQTGTVKFVYSDFHITVENGEYLLLRPAD comes from the coding sequence ATGGTGCCCGAACGTCCGGAACAGCAGGTACTGATAGAATACGAGATTCCCGAGGCTGAATCTGTCAGTACGGCTGCGATCAATGCTGTCAGTTCACTCAACGACTGTGAACCGTGGGAGTTGCGCCCACTGTATGCGACGATAGATCCAGAACTATTGGACGAACTGTGTGAGTCACAGCAGACTGGCACAGTCAAATTCGTCTACAGCGACTTTCACATTACTGTTGAGAATGGCGAGTACCTTCTCCTTCGACCAGCAGATTGA
- a CDS encoding DUF7351 domain-containing protein, which translates to MNPREPTPVPLAGGNDGTDSIDLADRQVWNVPFVTDEAVSVVGEDPTQLRIDVECNGDRLAVIVDDSARVVDTERLE; encoded by the coding sequence GTGAATCCTCGAGAGCCGACCCCAGTACCCCTCGCGGGAGGCAACGACGGTACAGACAGCATCGATCTTGCCGACCGGCAGGTCTGGAACGTGCCGTTCGTCACCGACGAGGCGGTGAGCGTCGTCGGTGAAGACCCCACGCAACTCCGGATCGACGTCGAGTGCAACGGTGATCGACTCGCAGTGATCGTCGACGACTCGGCTCGCGTCGTCGACACCGAGCGCCTCGAGTGA
- the pyk gene encoding pyruvate kinase has product MRNAKIVCTLGPASSDRRSIRNLADAGMSVARLNASHGSREDRADLIDRVRDVDGERDEPVAVMLDMQGPEIRTAPLPEGETVSLETDSEIQFVEGDDVTPETVGLSLPVDAVSEGDRILLDDGLIETTVLERDGDVVRAHVETGGELGGRKGVNVPGVDLDLDIVTESDRKDLELAAEKEVDFVAASFVRDAEDVYEVSEVLEDLGAEIPLISKIERVGAVENLDEIIDASYGIMVARGDLGVECPMEDVPMIQKRIIRKCRNEGLPVITATEMLDSMVTARRPTRAEASDVANAVLDGTDAVMLSAETAIGDHPAEVVEAMGSIIHEVEGSEEYAETLEQRVPSAGEARTDALARSARFLARDIGADAVVAATESGYTALKTAKYRPGVPVVASTPSHEVRRRLALSWGVTPLYARVSDQGADAVVEKAVQAALNAGIAESGDTVVVLCGMMTELEGANTTNMLKVHVAAEALTTGRVVVEGRATGPVVRTTDGDLSDVPEGALITLSSEFDEEFSGDLSRIGGIVSAQRGMTGYPALVAREMDIPMISGADVDDIGADDTVTIDAERGVVYGGDIGERTIESRADLE; this is encoded by the coding sequence ATGAGAAACGCGAAAATCGTCTGCACGCTCGGGCCTGCCTCGAGCGACCGTCGGTCTATCCGGAATCTCGCCGATGCTGGCATGTCTGTCGCGCGCTTGAACGCAAGCCACGGCAGCCGCGAGGATCGAGCGGACCTCATCGACCGCGTCCGCGACGTCGATGGCGAACGCGACGAACCAGTCGCGGTCATGCTCGACATGCAAGGCCCCGAGATCCGAACTGCACCGCTTCCGGAGGGCGAAACCGTCTCCCTCGAGACCGACTCCGAAATCCAGTTCGTCGAAGGCGACGACGTCACACCCGAAACGGTCGGTCTCTCACTGCCGGTCGACGCCGTCTCCGAAGGCGACCGCATCCTCCTTGATGACGGCCTCATCGAGACGACCGTCCTCGAGCGCGACGGCGATGTCGTCCGCGCACACGTCGAGACCGGCGGCGAACTGGGTGGGCGCAAGGGCGTCAACGTCCCCGGCGTCGACCTCGATCTGGATATCGTCACCGAGAGCGACCGCAAGGACCTCGAGTTAGCGGCCGAGAAAGAGGTCGACTTCGTCGCGGCGAGTTTCGTTCGGGACGCCGAAGACGTCTACGAGGTCAGCGAAGTTCTCGAGGACTTGGGCGCAGAGATTCCCCTCATCTCGAAGATTGAACGCGTCGGCGCGGTCGAGAACCTAGATGAGATTATCGACGCCTCCTACGGCATCATGGTTGCCCGCGGCGATCTGGGCGTCGAGTGTCCGATGGAGGACGTCCCGATGATTCAGAAGCGAATCATCCGGAAGTGTCGCAACGAGGGGCTGCCGGTCATCACGGCGACCGAAATGCTCGACTCGATGGTGACTGCGCGACGGCCAACCCGCGCCGAAGCCTCGGACGTGGCAAACGCCGTCCTCGACGGCACCGACGCCGTCATGCTCTCTGCGGAGACTGCTATCGGCGACCACCCTGCCGAGGTCGTCGAGGCGATGGGAAGCATCATCCACGAAGTCGAAGGCTCCGAGGAGTACGCCGAAACGTTAGAGCAGCGGGTCCCCTCGGCCGGTGAGGCTCGAACCGACGCGCTCGCACGCTCCGCGCGATTCCTGGCTCGAGACATCGGTGCGGATGCCGTCGTCGCCGCGACCGAATCCGGCTATACGGCGCTGAAGACAGCCAAGTACCGACCCGGTGTCCCTGTCGTCGCTTCGACGCCGAGCCACGAGGTTCGTCGCCGCCTCGCGCTCTCGTGGGGTGTGACGCCGCTGTATGCTCGCGTCTCCGATCAGGGAGCCGACGCGGTCGTCGAAAAGGCTGTTCAGGCAGCACTGAACGCCGGGATCGCCGAAAGCGGGGACACTGTCGTTGTCCTCTGTGGCATGATGACCGAACTCGAGGGAGCGAACACAACGAATATGCTGAAAGTCCACGTCGCTGCAGAGGCGCTCACGACCGGCCGCGTCGTCGTCGAAGGTCGTGCAACAGGCCCAGTCGTCCGGACGACGGACGGGGATCTTTCGGATGTCCCTGAGGGCGCACTCATCACGCTGTCGTCGGAGTTCGACGAGGAGTTTTCAGGCGACCTGTCGCGTATCGGCGGCATCGTCTCCGCCCAGCGCGGGATGACTGGCTATCCGGCGCTCGTTGCTCGAGAGATGGACATTCCGATGATCAGCGGTGCCGATGTCGATGATATCGGGGCCGACGATACGGTGACAATCGACGCTGAGCGCGGAGTCGTCTACGGCGGCGACATTGGTGAGCGAACAATCGAGTCTCGAGCAGATCTCGAGTAA
- a CDS encoding DUF7312 domain-containing protein, translating to MADDAPDEGDSNAGPRESSVSDDAQWDETSAWEFGTHADDERQSTADTTVQRDAAPEQDRIPLDLSPDADDESSDADEDDDPHAPEPSSTPVVAGDPDLENAVFVVLGAVAMLLVIARLVSLPL from the coding sequence ATGGCTGACGATGCGCCCGATGAGGGCGATTCGAACGCGGGACCTCGAGAGTCATCTGTCTCGGACGACGCGCAGTGGGATGAGACGAGCGCGTGGGAGTTCGGCACTCACGCCGATGATGAGCGCCAGAGCACTGCCGACACCACTGTCCAACGTGACGCTGCACCCGAACAGGACCGTATCCCGCTTGATCTCTCGCCTGATGCAGACGACGAGTCCAGTGACGCCGACGAGGACGACGACCCACACGCACCAGAGCCCAGTTCAACGCCGGTCGTCGCTGGCGACCCCGACCTCGAGAACGCGGTGTTCGTCGTCCTCGGCGCGGTCGCGATGTTGCTCGTGATCGCCCGACTTGTCTCGCTACCGCTATAG
- a CDS encoding DUF302 domain-containing protein — MSLPIDPAALDPDDFGEKQAVLEMDHEEAIEHVREVCEAVGFGIPVEFSPSELLNEKVDADRDPYYVLGACNPEIADQALDETKRIGGLFPCNMIVWEEEPGRQRVYHVSIMKIARLLGTAPDNDAWDDILETTGELTSEAFERFDSGETDGAD, encoded by the coding sequence ATGAGTCTCCCAATCGATCCAGCGGCGCTCGATCCCGATGATTTCGGCGAGAAACAGGCCGTCCTCGAGATGGACCACGAGGAAGCCATCGAGCACGTCCGCGAGGTCTGCGAGGCCGTCGGCTTCGGTATCCCCGTCGAGTTCTCGCCCTCAGAACTGCTGAACGAGAAGGTCGACGCAGACCGTGATCCCTACTACGTACTGGGGGCCTGCAATCCCGAAATCGCGGATCAGGCCTTAGACGAGACAAAGCGCATCGGCGGGCTCTTTCCCTGCAACATGATCGTCTGGGAGGAGGAACCGGGTCGCCAGCGCGTCTATCACGTCTCGATCATGAAGATCGCCCGCCTGCTCGGGACGGCCCCGGACAACGACGCGTGGGACGACATTCTCGAGACGACCGGCGAACTCACTTCGGAGGCGTTCGAGCGCTTCGACTCGGGTGAGACGGACGGTGCTGACTGA
- the nreA gene encoding DNA repair protein NreA, whose protein sequence is MRLDDYIEDLEPDEEAERRRLAKEKSYAITDHLEEFERQFDDALSGDTLVGSTSPSIFVGRSNYPDIPVGLLSPVGNEDDAQEYVTDSEWYRDDYAIPDVLQRRTGLLNSNKRANVDSPSIASRLTPNVHDSWDGFVGVQREVAISGRPVDLEIGLDDKPDLGLDAGTDVATPRGPRATARNAELRENPYVPKPVKKTLEDDDWQAQGAMTYLYRRGFDVYEINSILSAGALGEAKQRRLVPTRWSITAVDDTVGKYLRGRIRNEPSINEVQVWANEYMGNRYWVVLAPGNWEFELVEMKAPGSIWNPDPTGDTWMASASEGFEGRSSYVEETAGAYYAARLGALEHLESIGRQAKCLVLREVSDDYWAPVGVWQVRESVRNAFDGQYGEAETFHSALAELSTQLPISHQRLRRKSELAAGLQSNLSAFGARGPSE, encoded by the coding sequence ATGCGCCTCGACGACTACATCGAGGACTTAGAGCCAGACGAAGAAGCCGAGCGACGGCGTCTCGCCAAAGAAAAGTCCTACGCGATTACGGACCATCTCGAGGAGTTCGAACGCCAGTTCGACGACGCGCTGAGTGGCGACACGCTCGTCGGCTCGACCTCGCCGTCGATTTTCGTCGGTCGGTCGAACTATCCCGACATTCCCGTCGGATTGCTCTCGCCGGTCGGCAACGAAGACGACGCCCAGGAGTACGTCACCGACAGCGAGTGGTACCGCGACGACTACGCGATTCCCGACGTGCTCCAGCGCCGCACTGGGCTGTTGAACTCGAACAAACGTGCGAACGTCGACTCGCCGAGTATCGCGAGCCGACTGACGCCGAACGTTCACGACTCCTGGGATGGCTTCGTCGGCGTCCAGCGCGAGGTCGCGATTTCGGGTCGGCCAGTCGATCTCGAGATCGGCCTCGACGACAAACCGGATCTCGGACTCGACGCGGGCACGGACGTGGCCACGCCCCGTGGCCCCAGAGCCACCGCTCGCAACGCCGAACTCCGGGAGAATCCATACGTGCCGAAACCGGTCAAGAAGACCTTAGAGGACGACGACTGGCAGGCTCAGGGCGCGATGACCTACCTCTATCGGCGCGGGTTCGACGTCTACGAGATCAACTCGATCCTTTCGGCGGGCGCGCTCGGCGAGGCAAAACAGCGCCGACTCGTCCCGACCCGTTGGTCGATCACGGCGGTCGACGACACCGTCGGCAAGTACCTGCGCGGGCGCATCCGCAACGAACCCAGCATTAACGAGGTGCAGGTCTGGGCCAACGAGTACATGGGCAACCGCTACTGGGTCGTCCTCGCACCGGGCAACTGGGAATTCGAACTCGTCGAGATGAAAGCCCCCGGCAGCATCTGGAACCCTGATCCGACAGGCGACACCTGGATGGCAAGCGCCTCGGAGGGCTTCGAGGGCCGCTCGAGTTACGTCGAAGAAACCGCGGGGGCGTACTACGCGGCTCGATTGGGCGCGCTGGAACACCTCGAGTCCATCGGCAGACAGGCAAAGTGTCTCGTGCTTCGCGAGGTGAGCGATGATTACTGGGCACCAGTCGGCGTCTGGCAGGTTCGCGAAAGCGTTCGCAACGCCTTCGACGGGCAGTATGGCGAGGCCGAGACGTTCCACAGCGCGCTCGCCGAACTTTCGACGCAGTTACCGATCTCACACCAGCGTCTTCGGCGAAAATCCGAACTCGCCGCGGGGTTGCAGTCGAATCTGAGTGCCTTCGGTGCTCGAGGCCCGTCTGAGTAA
- a CDS encoding HVO_2753 family zinc finger protein, with translation MSTTDDHESRSCVSCGINIAGTNAAAFKCPDCGVQIYRCAKCRKQSNLYECPDCGFTGP, from the coding sequence ATGAGTACGACGGACGACCACGAGTCCCGATCCTGCGTCTCCTGCGGGATTAACATTGCTGGGACGAACGCCGCTGCGTTCAAGTGTCCCGACTGCGGAGTCCAGATCTACCGCTGTGCCAAGTGCCGCAAACAGAGCAACCTCTACGAGTGCCCCGACTGCGGGTTCACCGGACCATAA
- a CDS encoding elongation factor 1-beta produces MGKVAAKVKVMPNSPDIDLDALQERLESALPEGAKINGVEREEVAFGLTALYPTVIVPDGAGGTETVEENFTDVEGVESVGVENVGRI; encoded by the coding sequence ATGGGAAAAGTAGCTGCCAAAGTCAAAGTCATGCCGAACAGTCCCGATATCGACCTCGACGCGCTCCAGGAGCGACTCGAGAGCGCACTCCCCGAGGGTGCAAAGATCAACGGCGTCGAACGCGAGGAAGTCGCCTTTGGTCTGACCGCACTCTACCCGACCGTGATCGTCCCTGACGGCGCGGGCGGCACGGAGACCGTCGAAGAGAACTTCACGGACGTCGAAGGCGTCGAAAGCGTCGGCGTCGAGAACGTCGGCCGCATCTAA
- a CDS encoding MFS transporter gives MLSDPRRRRWLAWGALATVFLLVNLHRLSTGVLSERLTTDFGTTAAQLGTLHASFFLIYAIVQIPTGVLADRIGPRYVGSAGGLVLSLGAIGFAVSNSFFAAFLSRALIGLGSGVIFVSILRFCANWYRPNEFATMTGLTAGVAGLGAILATTPLAVTVDSVGWRSSVIGLAVIGVIAASAIFVLARNSPADAGLEPIDGVPEQPSLSLSDVSANLRTLAKDVDQWLLSVIFFAGNGAVLTLIGLWGIPYLVVVYELDVTTASYFTMLGSVGMLVGSPAIGWLSDRLERRLVPLSAGVALFTIALSTVPVFGRPPLWAIAMSYFACGFLLGSIMLSLSVIKERYPPAASGVATATVNTFGFVGGTVLPAAMGVALDAYQTEETVDGTIAYTQFGYRIAFGVLAATLFVAFLCSLWLLVRDRRRRNPSKQNDSVR, from the coding sequence GTGTTATCGGACCCACGGAGGCGTCGCTGGCTCGCCTGGGGTGCGTTAGCGACGGTGTTCTTGCTCGTCAATCTGCACCGCCTCTCGACGGGCGTCCTCTCCGAGCGGTTGACAACGGACTTCGGGACGACGGCGGCCCAGCTCGGGACGCTTCACGCCTCGTTCTTTCTCATCTACGCAATCGTTCAGATCCCAACCGGCGTGCTCGCCGACCGAATCGGCCCTCGGTACGTCGGTTCGGCTGGCGGCCTCGTGTTGAGCCTCGGTGCGATTGGGTTTGCTGTCAGTAACAGTTTTTTCGCGGCATTTCTCTCGAGAGCGCTCATCGGACTCGGTAGCGGCGTCATCTTCGTCTCGATCCTCCGATTCTGTGCGAACTGGTACCGGCCCAACGAGTTCGCGACGATGACCGGGTTAACCGCCGGCGTCGCCGGGTTAGGGGCAATCCTCGCGACGACCCCGCTTGCGGTCACTGTCGACTCGGTTGGCTGGCGCTCGTCAGTTATCGGACTGGCCGTCATCGGCGTCATCGCCGCGAGTGCGATCTTCGTTCTGGCGCGAAACTCACCCGCTGACGCCGGCCTCGAGCCAATCGACGGCGTCCCTGAACAGCCGTCGCTCTCGCTGTCGGACGTGAGCGCAAATCTTCGAACGCTCGCGAAAGACGTCGACCAGTGGCTGCTCTCCGTCATCTTTTTCGCCGGGAACGGGGCCGTGTTGACCCTTATCGGCCTGTGGGGGATTCCCTATCTGGTCGTCGTCTACGAACTCGACGTGACGACCGCGTCGTACTTCACGATGCTCGGCTCTGTCGGGATGCTTGTCGGTTCACCAGCTATCGGGTGGCTCTCGGATCGACTCGAGCGACGCTTAGTGCCGCTGTCAGCCGGCGTGGCGCTGTTTACAATCGCGCTCAGCACTGTCCCTGTGTTCGGCCGACCGCCGCTGTGGGCCATCGCGATGTCGTACTTCGCGTGTGGCTTCCTGCTCGGTTCGATCATGCTCTCGCTGTCGGTCATCAAAGAGCGCTACCCGCCTGCAGCAAGCGGCGTCGCAACGGCAACGGTCAACACCTTCGGCTTCGTCGGCGGAACGGTGTTGCCGGCGGCGATGGGCGTCGCTCTCGATGCGTACCAGACAGAGGAGACGGTCGACGGAACGATTGCGTACACGCAGTTTGGCTACCGAATCGCCTTTGGCGTGCTCGCGGCCACACTCTTTGTCGCGTTCCTGTGCTCGCTGTGGCTGCTCGTTCGGGACCGGCGGCGACGGAATCCGTCAAAACAGAACGACAGCGTCCGGTAA